One stretch of Sphingomonas rosea DNA includes these proteins:
- a CDS encoding PA0069 family radical SAM protein, whose amino-acid sequence MPVESIQGRGATRNATPTRFRLPERLVEGDWLDEVEALDGVPRRRTVVTVERPKSILTRNTSPDIGFDRSVNPYRGCEHGCIYCFARPTHAYHDLSPGVDFESRLFVKPDAAKLLHAALSRPGYDCAPIALGTNTDPYQPIEGKWRVTRSILELLTETDHPFTITTKSDRVLRDLDLIAPAAHKGLAAVAVSVTSLDPKVSGTLEPRAPAGAKRIEAIRRLNEAGVPTLLALAPVVPQITDHEMERIVAAGAAAGARAGFYLPVRLPHEVAPLFRAWLDDHYPDRAAKVMATIQSLRGGKDNDPNFFTRMQGQGPWAELLRTRFEKACRKSGLGSGRLKLRRDLFRPPEGRQMRLL is encoded by the coding sequence ATGCCGGTCGAGTCGATCCAAGGTCGCGGCGCCACCCGCAACGCCACGCCCACGCGTTTTCGCCTGCCCGAGCGGCTGGTCGAGGGCGACTGGCTGGATGAGGTCGAGGCGCTCGACGGCGTGCCGCGGCGGCGCACGGTGGTGACGGTCGAACGGCCCAAGTCGATCCTTACCCGCAACACCTCGCCCGACATCGGCTTCGACCGCTCGGTCAATCCCTATCGCGGGTGCGAGCATGGCTGCATCTATTGCTTCGCGCGGCCCACGCACGCCTATCACGACCTGTCCCCCGGCGTGGATTTCGAGAGCCGGCTGTTCGTGAAGCCCGATGCCGCCAAGCTGCTGCACGCGGCCTTGTCGCGGCCCGGCTACGACTGCGCGCCGATCGCGCTCGGGACCAACACCGACCCCTATCAGCCGATCGAGGGCAAGTGGCGGGTGACCCGCTCGATCCTCGAACTGCTGACCGAGACCGACCACCCCTTCACCATCACCACCAAGTCCGACCGCGTGCTGCGCGACCTCGACCTCATCGCGCCGGCGGCGCACAAGGGGCTTGCCGCGGTGGCCGTGTCGGTCACCTCGCTCGACCCCAAGGTCAGCGGCACGCTCGAGCCCCGCGCCCCGGCCGGTGCCAAGCGGATCGAGGCGATCCGACGGCTGAACGAGGCGGGCGTCCCGACCCTGCTGGCGCTCGCCCCCGTCGTGCCGCAGATCACCGATCACGAGATGGAAAGGATCGTCGCCGCCGGAGCGGCCGCGGGAGCACGGGCGGGCTTCTACCTCCCGGTCCGACTGCCGCACGAGGTGGCGCCGCTGTTCCGCGCCTGGCTCGACGACCATTATCCCGACCGCGCGGCCAAGGTGATGGCGACGATCCAGTCCCTGCGCGGGGGCAAGGATAACGACCCCAATTTCTTCACCCGGATGCAGGGCCAGGGGCCGTGGGCCGAGCTCCTGCGAACCCGCTTCGAGAAAGCGTGCCGCAAGTCGGGGCTCGGAAGCGGCCGGCTCAAGCTTCGCCGCGACCTCTTCCGCCCGCCCGAGGGTCGGCAGATGCGTCTTCTGTAG
- a CDS encoding PilZ domain-containing protein, with the protein MSPSVPATDDRPTAEQRRAARSSMFITCTLTLKGEQAQVRVRNMSPDGALVETPLAPPAGSLVRLVRGTLVVEGKVAWATERHVGLRFSSPVTVPLWMGRLQEQAALAPRPLGNDLSMTIALLETLGDELTASPATVAEHPVALQKLDIAVQLLRALQLQEGTEGRLGQLETLRAASAEAMRWR; encoded by the coding sequence ATGTCCCCTTCCGTCCCCGCCACCGACGATCGGCCGACCGCGGAGCAGCGCCGCGCGGCGCGGTCCAGCATGTTCATCACCTGCACCCTCACTCTGAAGGGCGAGCAGGCGCAGGTGCGGGTCCGCAACATGTCGCCCGACGGCGCGCTGGTCGAAACGCCCCTCGCCCCGCCGGCGGGAAGCCTCGTCCGGCTGGTCCGCGGAACGCTCGTCGTCGAGGGCAAGGTCGCCTGGGCGACCGAGCGGCATGTCGGGCTGCGCTTCTCCTCGCCGGTCACCGTCCCGCTGTGGATGGGCCGCTTGCAGGAACAGGCCGCGCTCGCGCCCCGGCCGCTTGGCAACGACCTCAGCATGACCATCGCCCTCCTCGAAACGCTCGGCGACGAACTCACTGCCTCGCCGGCGACCGTGGCCGAGCATCCGGTCGCCCTCCAGAAGCTCGACATCGCGGTTCAGCTGCTGCGCGCGCTCCAGCTGCAGGAGGGCACCGAGGGGCGGCTTGGCCAGCTCGAGACCCTGCGCGCGGCGAGCGCCGAGGCGATGCGCTGGCGCTAA
- the tyrS gene encoding tyrosine--tRNA ligase, protein MTTYSSSLLQLLSERGYIHQATDAAALDALAGREIVTGYIGFDATAPSLHVGSLVQIMMLRRMQQAGHKPIVLMGGGTSKIGDPSFKDEARKLLGDESIKANIDGIARVFGRFLTFGDGPSDAVLVDNAEWLDRLEYIPFLREIGQHFSVNRMLSFDSVKLRLDREQSLSFLEFNYMILQGYDFLELNRRVGCRLQMGGSDQWGNIVNGIELTRRVAGAEVYGVTTPLITTADGGKMGKTANGAVWLNAEGPEGFTLSAYDYWQFWRNAADADVGRFLRLFTDLPLGEIARLEALEGAEINGAKVVLATEATALLHGREAAEAAAATAAATFTGGGSGEALPSVETGGEIGVLAALVGLGFCASNGEAKRKVAEGAVKLDGEAVSDIAAVISVTCERKLSLGKKKHGLLLP, encoded by the coding sequence ATGACGACCTACAGCTCTTCGCTTCTCCAGCTCCTCTCGGAGCGCGGCTACATCCACCAGGCGACCGATGCGGCGGCGCTCGACGCGCTGGCGGGGCGCGAGATCGTCACGGGCTATATCGGTTTCGACGCGACCGCGCCCTCGCTCCATGTCGGGAGCCTGGTGCAGATCATGATGCTGCGGCGGATGCAGCAGGCGGGGCACAAGCCGATCGTGCTGATGGGCGGTGGCACGAGCAAGATCGGCGATCCCTCGTTCAAGGACGAGGCGCGCAAGCTGCTGGGCGACGAGTCCATCAAGGCGAATATCGACGGCATCGCCAGGGTGTTCGGGCGCTTCCTCACCTTCGGCGACGGGCCGAGCGACGCGGTGCTGGTCGACAATGCCGAGTGGCTCGACCGCCTCGAATACATCCCCTTCCTGCGCGAGATCGGACAGCATTTCTCGGTCAACCGGATGCTGAGCTTCGACAGCGTCAAGCTCCGGCTCGACCGCGAGCAGTCGCTGTCCTTCCTCGAATTCAATTACATGATTTTGCAGGGCTATGATTTCCTCGAGCTCAACCGCCGGGTCGGTTGCCGCCTGCAGATGGGCGGGTCGGACCAGTGGGGGAATATCGTCAACGGAATCGAGCTCACGCGCCGGGTCGCGGGCGCCGAGGTCTATGGCGTGACCACCCCGCTCATCACCACCGCCGACGGCGGCAAGATGGGCAAGACCGCGAACGGGGCGGTGTGGCTCAATGCCGAGGGGCCTGAAGGCTTTACGCTAAGCGCCTACGATTACTGGCAGTTCTGGCGCAATGCGGCGGATGCGGACGTGGGCCGCTTCCTGCGGCTGTTCACCGATTTGCCGCTGGGCGAAATCGCCCGGCTCGAGGCGCTGGAGGGGGCCGAGATCAACGGCGCCAAGGTGGTGCTGGCGACCGAGGCGACCGCACTGCTTCATGGCCGAGAGGCGGCCGAGGCGGCGGCGGCGACCGCCGCGGCGACCTTTACCGGCGGCGGCTCGGGCGAGGCGCTGCCGAGCGTCGAGACCGGCGGCGAGATCGGGGTGCTGGCGGCGCTGGTGGGCTTGGGCTTCTGTGCGTCGAATGGGGAAGCGAAGCGCAAGGTCGCCGAGGGCGCGGTGAAGCTCGACGGCGAGGCCGTGAGCGACATTGCAGCCGTGATTTCCGTCACTTGCGAGCGCAAGCTCAGCCTCGGCAAGAAGAAGCACGGGCTGTTGCTGCCCTGA
- a CDS encoding VWA domain-containing protein produces MFISFVEALRKGGIPASLKEHLLLLEALDAEVIERTPEQFYYLARSVFVHDETKLDRFDRVFGEVFKGLIAPEDENPALPEEWLRLVAEKYLTPEEMAQIKSLGSWDEIMETLKKRLEEQEGRHQGGSKWIGTGGTSPFGHGGYNPEGVRIGGPGKHGRAIKVWEKREFQDLDDRREIGTRAIKVALRRLRRFAREGAADELDIEGTIDGTARRGWLDVRMRPERHNAVKLLLFLDIGGSMDGHVKLVEELFSACRTEFKHLEHYYFHNCIYEGVWKENRRRWTERTNTWDILHKYGADHKLVIVGDASMSPYEVTQPGGSIEHMNEESGATWLRRLTGTYASAAWINPTPEAYWGHSASTALIRQLMDERMYGLTLEGLEQATRALSRKK; encoded by the coding sequence ATGTTCATTTCCTTCGTCGAGGCGCTGCGCAAGGGCGGCATCCCCGCCAGCCTCAAGGAACATCTCCTGCTGCTCGAGGCGCTCGACGCCGAGGTAATCGAGCGCACGCCGGAGCAATTCTACTATCTCGCCCGCTCGGTGTTCGTCCATGACGAGACCAAGCTCGACCGCTTCGACCGGGTGTTCGGTGAGGTCTTCAAGGGACTGATCGCGCCTGAAGACGAGAATCCGGCGCTGCCTGAAGAGTGGCTGCGGCTGGTCGCGGAGAAGTATCTGACGCCCGAGGAAATGGCGCAGATCAAGTCCTTGGGCTCGTGGGACGAGATCATGGAAACGCTGAAGAAGCGGCTCGAGGAGCAGGAAGGACGGCACCAGGGCGGGTCGAAGTGGATCGGCACCGGCGGCACCTCCCCCTTCGGCCATGGTGGCTATAATCCCGAGGGCGTCCGGATCGGCGGGCCGGGCAAGCATGGCCGCGCGATCAAGGTGTGGGAAAAGCGCGAATTCCAAGACCTCGACGACCGCCGCGAGATCGGGACGCGGGCGATCAAGGTCGCGCTGCGCCGGCTCCGCCGCTTCGCCCGCGAGGGCGCGGCTGACGAGCTCGACATCGAGGGGACGATCGACGGCACCGCGCGGCGCGGCTGGCTCGACGTCCGGATGCGGCCCGAGCGGCACAATGCGGTGAAGCTGCTCCTCTTCCTCGACATCGGCGGGTCGATGGACGGGCACGTCAAGCTGGTCGAGGAGCTGTTCAGCGCCTGCCGGACCGAGTTCAAACACCTCGAGCATTATTACTTCCACAACTGCATCTACGAGGGCGTGTGGAAGGAGAACCGCCGGCGCTGGACCGAGCGGACGAACACCTGGGACATCCTCCACAAATATGGCGCCGACCATAAGCTCGTGATCGTCGGCGATGCCTCGATGAGCCCCTATGAGGTGACCCAGCCGGGCGGGTCGATCGAGCATATGAACGAGGAGAGCGGCGCGACCTGGCTCAGGCGGCTGACCGGCACCTATGCCAGCGCGGCGTGGATCAACCCGACGCCCGAGGCCTATTGGGGCCACTCGGCCTCGACCGCGCTGATCCGGCAGCTGATGGACGAGCGGATGTACGGGCTGACGCTCGAAGGGCTCGAGCAGGCGACGCGGGCGCTCAGCCGGAAGAAGTGA
- a CDS encoding DUF1343 domain-containing protein — translation MTTLFGIDRLLADPALRKPLEGKRICLVAHPASVTQDLTHSIDALVAAGLNVTAAMGPQHGLKGDKQDNMVETADELDPRLGIPVFSLYGEVRRPTGQMMSSADVFLFDLQDLGCRIYTFVTTLLYLLEAAAAAGKEVWVLDRPNPAGRPVEGTLLEPGWESFVGAGPMPMRHGLTMGEMGHWFVRHFKLDVAYHVIAMEGWQPDAAPGFGWPADRIWINPSPNAATLNMARAYAGTVMLEGTTLSEGRGTTRALELFAAPGLDARAIHAEMERVAPHWLHGCGLREIFIEPTFHKHAHTLCSGLFIHAEGPAYDHHAFRPWRVQALGFKAIRNLLPDYELWRDFPYEYEFDKLAIDVINGGPALRAWVDDRAAQADDLDVRTRPDEQAWEADTADCRLY, via the coding sequence ATGACGACCCTTTTCGGCATCGACCGCCTGCTCGCCGACCCCGCGCTTCGCAAACCGCTCGAGGGCAAGCGCATCTGCCTCGTCGCGCACCCGGCCTCGGTGACGCAGGACCTCACCCACAGCATCGACGCGCTCGTCGCCGCCGGCCTCAACGTCACCGCCGCCATGGGCCCGCAGCACGGGCTCAAGGGCGACAAGCAGGACAATATGGTCGAGACCGCCGACGAGCTCGACCCCCGCCTCGGAATTCCCGTCTTCAGCCTCTACGGCGAGGTCCGCCGCCCGACGGGCCAGATGATGAGCAGCGCCGACGTCTTCCTGTTCGACCTCCAGGACCTCGGCTGCCGCATCTACACCTTCGTCACGACCCTCCTCTACCTGCTCGAGGCCGCCGCCGCCGCGGGCAAGGAAGTGTGGGTGCTCGATCGCCCCAATCCCGCCGGCCGACCGGTCGAGGGGACGCTCCTCGAGCCCGGCTGGGAGAGCTTTGTGGGCGCGGGCCCCATGCCGATGCGCCACGGCCTGACCATGGGCGAGATGGGCCACTGGTTCGTCCGCCACTTCAAGCTCGACGTCGCTTACCACGTCATCGCGATGGAGGGCTGGCAGCCCGACGCCGCACCCGGCTTCGGCTGGCCCGCGGACCGCATCTGGATCAACCCGTCGCCCAATGCCGCGACCCTCAACATGGCCCGCGCTTATGCCGGCACCGTGATGCTCGAGGGCACGACGCTGAGCGAGGGCAGGGGGACGACGCGGGCATTGGAGCTGTTCGCCGCCCCCGGCCTCGACGCCCGTGCGATCCACGCCGAGATGGAGCGCGTCGCCCCGCACTGGCTTCATGGCTGCGGCTTGCGCGAGATCTTCATCGAGCCGACCTTCCACAAGCATGCGCACACGCTCTGCTCGGGCCTCTTCATCCATGCGGAAGGGCCGGCCTACGATCACCACGCCTTCCGTCCGTGGCGGGTCCAGGCGCTCGGCTTCAAGGCGATCCGCAACCTCCTGCCCGACTACGAGCTGTGGCGCGATTTTCCTTACGAATATGAGTTCGACAAGCTCGCGATCGACGTCATCAACGGCGGGCCCGCGCTGCGCGCCTGGGTCGATGACCGGGCCGCGCAAGCCGACGACCTCGACGTCCGCACCCGCCCCGACGAACAGGCGTGGGAAGCCGACACCGCCGATTGCCGCCTCTACTGA
- a CDS encoding M28 family peptidase, with product MRILIPALLAAAALPAIAQTPPAPPPPVTVPADVAKLRDAALQDDYAWDITEGLTTEVGQRQAGTEAEARARAWAVARLTAMGFANVRIQPFTMPVWIRGAESAEILAPFPQKMVVAALGNSASTGPAGITGEVVGFDSLDALRAAPDSAVRGKIVFIDHKMAPTQDGSGYGQFGAPRRQGPTIASQKGAVGIVVRSIGTDHHRNPHTGTQSFANGATPIPAGALSVPDAEQMVRILKRGQPIRMHLTLVSRTLADQQSGNVIAEVPGRDPSLAPVLVGGHLDSWDLATGAIDDASGVAIAAAAAKRIMDAGQPLRTIRIVWFGAEEPGLFGGAAYQKSLGTQPHWAMLESDFGADRIWRVTSKLGTERRTEARTIAAALAPLGIVAGSYEEAEGSDIGPMLAAGQPGVGLSQDGTRYFDYHHTPDDTLDKVDKEQLRQNVAAWTATVAVLAGPISPRPAPKAGRRR from the coding sequence ATGCGTATCCTGATCCCGGCCCTGCTCGCCGCCGCCGCCCTTCCCGCCATCGCCCAGACCCCGCCCGCCCCGCCGCCGCCCGTCACCGTCCCGGCCGACGTCGCGAAGCTGCGCGACGCGGCGCTGCAGGACGATTATGCCTGGGACATCACCGAAGGGCTGACTACCGAGGTCGGGCAGCGCCAGGCGGGCACCGAGGCCGAGGCCCGTGCCCGCGCCTGGGCGGTCGCGCGGCTTACCGCCATGGGCTTCGCGAATGTGCGCATCCAGCCCTTCACCATGCCGGTCTGGATCCGCGGCGCCGAAAGCGCCGAGATCCTTGCGCCCTTCCCGCAGAAGATGGTCGTCGCCGCGCTCGGCAACAGCGCCTCGACCGGCCCGGCGGGGATCACCGGTGAGGTGGTTGGCTTCGACAGCCTCGACGCGCTCCGCGCCGCCCCCGACAGCGCCGTGCGCGGCAAGATCGTCTTCATCGACCACAAGATGGCGCCGACCCAGGACGGGTCGGGCTACGGCCAGTTCGGTGCCCCGCGCCGCCAGGGTCCGACGATCGCCAGCCAGAAGGGCGCGGTCGGGATCGTGGTCCGCTCGATCGGCACCGACCACCACCGCAATCCGCACACCGGCACGCAGAGTTTCGCCAATGGCGCGACGCCGATCCCCGCCGGTGCGCTTTCGGTCCCCGACGCCGAGCAGATGGTCCGGATCCTCAAGCGCGGCCAGCCGATCCGGATGCACCTGACCCTCGTCAGCCGGACGCTCGCCGACCAGCAGTCGGGCAACGTCATCGCCGAGGTGCCGGGCCGCGATCCGAGCCTCGCGCCGGTCCTCGTCGGCGGCCATCTCGACAGCTGGGACCTCGCCACCGGCGCGATCGACGATGCGAGCGGGGTCGCCATCGCCGCCGCCGCCGCCAAGCGAATCATGGACGCCGGCCAGCCGCTGCGCACCATCCGCATCGTCTGGTTCGGCGCCGAAGAGCCCGGCCTGTTCGGCGGCGCCGCCTACCAGAAATCGCTCGGCACCCAGCCGCACTGGGCGATGCTCGAAAGCGACTTCGGCGCCGACCGCATCTGGCGCGTGACCAGCAAGCTCGGGACCGAGCGCCGCACCGAGGCGCGGACCATCGCGGCTGCGCTCGCGCCGCTCGGGATCGTCGCCGGCTCCTATGAGGAAGCCGAAGGCTCGGACATCGGACCGATGCTCGCCGCGGGGCAGCCGGGCGTCGGCCTCAGCCAGGACGGCACCCGCTACTTCGATTACCACCACACCCCCGACGACACGCTCGACAAGGTCGACAAGGAGCAGCTGCGCCAGAACGTCGCCGCCTGGACCGCGACGGTCGCCGTGCTCGCCGGTCCGATCAGCCCGCGTCCCGCGCCCAAGGCCGGCCGGCGCCGGTGA
- a CDS encoding DOMON-like domain-containing protein, which yields MRFELIPHPSTVPNPPFTLWASAERSAAFGETATLNLWFGVSAPIGRFLVDPPAEAPARRNELWQRTCFECFLKEAGQVAYQEWNFAPSGDWQAYRFAAEREGMAPSEVASPPYVRTEDNMTWWGLGATLSIPADRRFNLGLSAVIEEADGRRSYWALHHPGPEPDFHHPDCFVAKLA from the coding sequence ATGCGCTTCGAATTGATTCCGCACCCGAGCACGGTTCCGAACCCGCCCTTCACCCTCTGGGCCTCGGCCGAGCGCTCCGCCGCCTTCGGCGAGACCGCGACACTCAACCTGTGGTTCGGGGTCAGCGCGCCGATCGGCCGCTTCCTCGTCGATCCGCCCGCCGAGGCGCCCGCCAGGCGGAACGAACTGTGGCAGCGGACGTGCTTCGAATGCTTCCTCAAGGAAGCCGGTCAAGTCGCTTACCAGGAATGGAATTTCGCGCCGTCGGGCGACTGGCAGGCCTATCGGTTCGCCGCCGAACGCGAAGGCATGGCGCCCTCCGAGGTCGCCAGCCCGCCCTATGTCCGGACCGAGGACAACATGACCTGGTGGGGCCTCGGCGCGACCCTTTCCATCCCCGCCGACAGGCGCTTCAACCTCGGCCTCTCCGCCGTGATCGAGGAAGCCGATGGCCGCCGCAGCTACTGGGCGCTCCACCACCCCGGCCCGGAGCCCGACTTCCACCACCCGGATTGCTTCGTCGCCAAGCTGGCGTAA
- a CDS encoding histidine kinase dimerization/phospho-acceptor domain-containing protein yields the protein MLDQPAADPRGRAVQWRQLVELVARAGEGASRMRDLALERIAALMEDIPADTLAATARAIAGPAVPTELVALFAARGATASAALVMAAELDAAGWSAVRAVAAPDVLPLLASRQPMEAVAPDAAELQPEPANAIAPALAAAPAPVATPPAPPPAGLFRWECGPTGEIDWVEGAPRAALIGRSLTEPFADRFAARLPFADEPLVLADDGALMGEWRWTGTPAFFADTGRFAGYRGIARREGAEPAALPASPLPEDDDLRELMHELRTPLNAIIGFGEIIEGQYLGPAHRAYRERATEIVRQARRLADAVDNLDLAARLRSGRVSGEARTGIDQLRAVVATLREEAADRNIQLLVQDRSGVGQLALQPLLAERLLRQFAGALLDSTLSSERLGLVIDRLGGQIAIAIDRPRALAGLSERRLLDDRGQTGMRFALRLVQGLAGMIGGRLDIGPERLVLLLPLAG from the coding sequence GTGCTTGACCAGCCTGCCGCCGACCCGCGCGGCCGGGCGGTGCAGTGGCGCCAGCTGGTCGAGCTGGTCGCCCGCGCCGGCGAGGGGGCGAGCCGCATGCGCGACCTGGCGCTCGAGCGGATCGCGGCGCTGATGGAGGACATTCCCGCCGACACGCTCGCCGCCACCGCACGCGCGATCGCCGGGCCCGCCGTTCCGACCGAGCTCGTCGCGCTGTTCGCGGCGCGCGGCGCCACCGCTTCGGCCGCGCTGGTCATGGCCGCCGAGCTCGACGCCGCGGGCTGGAGCGCGGTCCGTGCCGTCGCTGCGCCTGACGTCCTGCCACTCCTCGCCTCGCGCCAGCCGATGGAAGCCGTGGCCCCCGATGCTGCCGAGCTGCAGCCCGAACCTGCCAATGCCATCGCTCCCGCTCTCGCTGCGGCTCCCGCTCCCGTCGCTACGCCCCCCGCGCCGCCGCCCGCCGGCCTGTTCCGCTGGGAATGCGGCCCGACCGGAGAGATCGACTGGGTCGAGGGCGCCCCGCGCGCCGCGCTCATCGGCCGCAGCCTGACCGAGCCGTTCGCCGACCGCTTCGCCGCGCGCCTGCCGTTCGCCGACGAGCCCTTGGTCCTCGCCGACGACGGCGCGCTGATGGGCGAATGGCGCTGGACCGGAACCCCCGCCTTCTTCGCCGACACCGGTCGCTTCGCGGGCTATCGCGGGATCGCCCGCCGCGAGGGCGCCGAGCCCGCTGCGCTGCCGGCATCGCCGCTGCCCGAGGACGACGACCTGCGCGAGCTGATGCACGAGCTGCGCACGCCATTGAACGCCATCATCGGCTTCGGCGAGATCATCGAGGGCCAATATCTCGGCCCTGCGCACCGCGCCTATCGCGAGCGCGCGACCGAGATCGTCCGCCAGGCCCGCCGCCTCGCCGATGCGGTCGACAATCTCGACCTTGCCGCCCGGCTTCGTTCGGGGCGCGTTTCGGGCGAAGCGCGAACCGGGATCGACCAGCTCCGCGCGGTCGTCGCCACCCTCCGCGAGGAAGCCGCCGACCGCAATATCCAGCTTCTGGTCCAGGACCGCTCGGGGGTCGGCCAGCTCGCGCTGCAGCCTTTGCTCGCCGAGCGCCTGCTCCGCCAGTTCGCCGGCGCGCTTCTCGATTCGACCCTGTCGAGCGAGCGCCTCGGCCTCGTCATCGATCGCCTCGGGGGCCAGATCGCGATCGCCATCGACCGGCCGCGCGCGCTGGCGGGTCTGAGCGAGCGCCGGCTCCTCGACGACCGCGGGCAGACCGGCATGCGCTTCGCGCTCCGGCTGGTGCAGGGACTGGCGGGAATGATCGGGGGCCGGCTCGATATCGGGCCCGAGCGACTGGTGCTGCTGCTGCCGCTCGCGGGCTAG